From Pseudorca crassidens isolate mPseCra1 chromosome 15, mPseCra1.hap1, whole genome shotgun sequence, one genomic window encodes:
- the ZFP64 gene encoding zinc finger protein 64 isoform X8 has protein sequence MSRRKQARPQHLGSEEPQPERQEFAEAAPEVLGEPASELDNDVPKPTCPSADSSDTQKAPVTALPSESKEQTATLGERTFNCCYPGCHFKTVHGMKDLDRHLRIHTGDKPHKCEFCDKCFSRKDNLTMHMRCHTSVKPHKCHLCDYAAVDSSSLKKHLRIHSDERPYKCQLCPYASRNSSQLTVHLRSHTGDTPFQCWLCSAKFKISSDLKRHMIVHSGEKPFKCEFCDVRCTMKANLKSHIRIKHTFKCLHCAFQGRDRADLLEHSRLHQADHPEKCPECSYSCSSAAALRVHSRVHCKDRPFKCDFCSFDTKRPSSLAKHIDKVHRDEAKTENRAPPGREGPRESGGQHVAQIVTQRAFRCETCGASFVRGDSLRCHKKQHSDHSENKSSGLVTFPPESGASGQLGTLVSVGQLETSLEPSQCL, from the exons ATGTCGCGGCGCAAGCAGGCCAGGCCCCAGCATCTCGGCTCCGAGGAGCCGCAGCCTGAGCGCCAGGAGTTCGCCGAGGCGGCCCCGGAGGTGCTGGGGGAGCCGG CTTCAGAACTAGATAATGATGTTCCAAAACCAACTTGTCCCTCCGCTGATAGCAGTGATACCCAGAAAGCCCCtgtcacagctcttccctctgagTCAAAGGAACAAACAGCAACCCTTGGGGAGAGGACCTTCAACTGCTGCTATCCAG gttGCCACTTCAAAACTGTTCATGGCATGAAAGATTTGGACCGCCATCTAAGAATCCACACTG GAGACAAACCCCACAAGTGTGAGTTCTGTGACAAGTGCTTCAGCCGGAAGGACAACCTGACTATGCACATGCGGTGCCACACCAGCGTGAAGCCCCACAAGTGTCACCTGTGTGACTACGCTGCCGTGGACAGCAGCAGCCTCAAGAAGCACCTGCGGATACATTCCGACGAGCGGCCGTACAAGTGCCAGCTCTGCCCCTACGCCAGCCGCAACTCCAGCCAGCTCACCGTACACCTCCGGTCCCACACAG GGGACACCCCCTTCCAGTGCTGGCTCTGTAGCGCCAAGTTCAAAATCAGCTCGGACTTGAAAAGGCACATGATCGTGCACTCGGGGGAGAAGCCTTTCAAGTGCGAGTTCTGTGACGTCCGCTGCACCATGAAGGCGAACCTCAAGTCGCACATCCGCATCAAGCACACCTTCAAGTGCCTGCACTGCGCCTTCCAGGGCCGGGACCGGGCCGACCTCCTGGAGCATAGCCGGCTCCACCAGGCCGACCACCCCGAGAAGTGCCCCGAGTGCAGCTACTCCTGTTCCAGCGCCGCCGCCCTGCGCGTGCACAGCCGGGTCCACTGCAAGGACCGCCCCTTCAAGTGCGACTTCTGCAGCTTCGACACCAAGCGGCCCAGCAGCCTGGCCAAGCACATCGACAAGGTGCACAGGGACGAGGCCAAAACAGAGAACCGGGCCCCGCCGGGCAGGGAGGGGCCCCGAGAGAGCGGTGGGCAGCACGTGGCCCAGATAGTGACCCAGCGGGCCTTCCGCTGCGAGACCTGCGGCGCCTCCTTTGTCAGGGGCGACTCTCTGCGGTGCCACAAGAAGCAGCACAGTGACCACAGTGAGAACAAGAGCTCGGGCTTGGTCACCTTCCCGCCCGAGAGCGGTGCCTCGGGGCAGCTGGGCACCCTGGTCTCCGTGGGGCAGCTCGAGACGTCCCTGGAGCCCAGCCAGTGCCTCTAG